In one window of Pseudobdellovibrionaceae bacterium DNA:
- a CDS encoding PQQ-like beta-propeller repeat protein, producing the protein MNPQPSRFGVLVTIFYFAYAAGIVAFVFSKNTVLLKDEALFTEMQNYKDTTPQAWKIPHREFTQSEPPPHDPSDTATFDHRYYRENATMWPQPLKETPVEKQWLFSYPHTLSLLDAGQTLQLANLVGEPLWYFKTADDSEKIPGLPAVDSKLVIVTTTQGRIFALQRWSGDVVWMLPTPYEFFGRPLLKGDTLFATSFTPDSGADEFSLLAIDAASGAIKMVSNSVKHVLNTSIAGNKKGDVIVAGTKTGQVVALNGNNGDVLWAFNAESKGVGDLLVYDGLVVFADDSGQSYGLNLSTGELRWTYTLKSGTQSPFVVIPESTKGAIRTDSGYLQVIDLKTGDGHWRYNTNDPRPEQVPLLVPLSKSSAAKFKMLPQQKGWSLWSPCSENRICINNPETGQLLWRIRLKGEIASHLHMDPVNALIYALVKDEESTPPGALSMAAYTKYEAPKPVSPQPKSETQTKDPFEIDEEFD; encoded by the coding sequence ATGAACCCTCAACCTAGCCGCTTTGGAGTTCTGGTAACTATTTTTTATTTTGCTTACGCTGCAGGCATTGTAGCCTTTGTGTTTTCAAAAAACACCGTGCTTCTAAAAGACGAGGCGTTGTTTACTGAAATGCAGAATTACAAAGACACAACTCCGCAGGCGTGGAAAATCCCACACCGCGAATTTACCCAAAGCGAACCTCCTCCCCATGACCCCAGTGACACGGCCACTTTTGATCACCGCTATTATCGGGAAAATGCCACTATGTGGCCACAACCTCTAAAGGAAACACCCGTAGAGAAACAGTGGCTGTTCTCGTATCCCCACACGCTTTCACTTCTTGATGCTGGGCAAACCTTGCAGCTTGCAAACCTTGTGGGCGAACCTCTTTGGTACTTCAAAACCGCTGACGATTCAGAAAAGATACCGGGGCTTCCTGCGGTGGACTCGAAGCTCGTCATCGTCACAACAACTCAGGGAAGAATCTTTGCTCTTCAAAGGTGGAGTGGAGATGTGGTTTGGATGTTGCCCACCCCTTACGAATTTTTTGGACGCCCCCTCCTCAAAGGAGACACCCTTTTTGCCACGTCTTTTACCCCCGATAGCGGAGCTGATGAATTCTCTTTACTGGCCATTGATGCCGCATCCGGTGCCATTAAAATGGTTTCAAACAGCGTTAAACATGTGCTGAACACCAGCATTGCTGGCAATAAAAAAGGCGACGTCATTGTTGCGGGGACAAAAACCGGGCAAGTTGTAGCGTTGAACGGAAACAATGGCGATGTGCTGTGGGCCTTCAATGCCGAGTCGAAGGGCGTTGGTGACCTCTTAGTCTACGACGGCTTGGTGGTTTTTGCCGACGACTCCGGACAAAGCTATGGGCTAAACCTTTCCACTGGAGAGTTGCGCTGGACATACACGCTTAAATCGGGAACCCAATCTCCATTTGTGGTCATCCCCGAAAGCACCAAAGGAGCCATTCGCACGGATTCGGGTTACTTGCAGGTCATCGATCTAAAAACAGGAGATGGGCACTGGAGATACAACACCAACGACCCCCGCCCTGAGCAAGTGCCACTGCTTGTACCGCTGAGCAAATCCTCAGCCGCCAAGTTTAAAATGCTACCTCAACAAAAGGGCTGGTCTTTATGGAGCCCCTGCTCTGAAAACCGAATTTGCATTAATAACCCTGAAACGGGCCAGCTGCTCTGGCGCATTCGCCTAAAGGGCGAAATCGCCTCGCATTTACATATGGACCCGGTGAACGCCCTTATCTATGCCTTGGTGAAAGACGAAGAAAGCACACCACCGGGAGCACTCTCCATGGCCGCTTACACCAAATACGAAGCGCCAAAGCCCGTCTCACCACAACCAAAATCGGAAACCCAAACAAAGGATCCCTTTGAAATTGATGAAGAATTTGACTGA
- a CDS encoding nucleotidyl transferase AbiEii/AbiGii toxin family protein — protein MQKLKLKVEISTQEHFNILGIKEHDFEVENPWFYGKTKIKTFDVNELLGTKLRALYQRKKGRDLFDLDIAHATLNVDPEKIIKCFGEYISKQDLTISRAQFEENLHLKKSSTPFLNDIKPLLRQGHLYDMETGFKLLNEKFMPLLNGDPWKGNNN, from the coding sequence GTGCAAAAGCTTAAATTGAAAGTAGAAATCAGCACACAAGAGCATTTCAATATACTTGGCATCAAAGAGCATGATTTTGAAGTTGAAAACCCTTGGTTTTATGGAAAAACTAAAATTAAAACATTTGATGTAAACGAACTTCTCGGGACAAAACTACGCGCACTGTACCAGCGTAAGAAAGGCCGTGATCTCTTCGACCTGGATATTGCTCACGCCACATTAAACGTAGATCCAGAAAAAATAATAAAATGTTTTGGTGAATACATATCGAAACAAGATTTAACTATTTCCAGGGCACAGTTCGAAGAGAATTTACATTTAAAGAAATCTTCAACTCCATTCTTAAATGACATAAAACCACTACTTCGCCAGGGTCATCTGTACGATATGGAAACAGGTTTTAAACTCTTAAACGAAAAGTTTATGCCCCTATTAAATGGTGACCCGTGGAAAGGAAATAATAATTAG
- a CDS encoding nucleotidyl transferase AbiEii/AbiGii toxin family protein, with translation MIPQAHIISWRSVVPWPSDAQVEQDLVISRALVEIFNQDFLNQQLAFRGGTALHKLFIDDKSRYSEDIDFVVTEDQDYGPIIDALRSTPLYLLGLGSHK, from the coding sequence ATGATCCCACAGGCACATATCATCAGCTGGAGAAGTGTTGTGCCCTGGCCAAGCGATGCGCAGGTTGAGCAAGACCTTGTTATCTCCAGAGCACTGGTTGAAATATTTAATCAGGACTTTTTAAATCAACAACTGGCTTTTAGAGGCGGCACTGCACTTCATAAGCTTTTTATTGATGATAAGAGTCGCTATTCAGAGGACATTGACTTTGTAGTTACCGAAGATCAAGACTACGGACCAATAATAGATGCACTGCGCTCCACTCCACTCTATCTCCTTGGCTTGGGAAGCCACAAGTAG
- a CDS encoding type IV toxin-antitoxin system AbiEi family antitoxin: MSKINLENYISDLQKNGRSHFIRSEALKACQMSNSSFQAALRELSKKGMLLSPKKEFYAIVPPEYKDRPLPPEHYIDQLMNHLNKTYYVGCLSAAAIHGAAHQQPMEFQVITKGPLRNIELNGIRILFSSKKNISDIPTEKIKTKTGFMNVSTKEVTVCDLVKYVEKSGYLDNVVNTIIEISKDLRARKLGSVSKHFETTVLQRLGYLIDTYSGEDELTRFIHEEVERREPQFIPLAIYSKQKDGKMNEKWKIKVNEVVEADV; encoded by the coding sequence ATGTCTAAAATAAACCTTGAAAACTACATTTCTGATTTACAAAAAAATGGAAGGTCTCATTTTATTCGATCTGAGGCGCTAAAAGCCTGTCAGATGAGTAATTCTAGCTTCCAAGCAGCCCTGAGGGAGCTTTCTAAAAAGGGGATGCTATTAAGCCCTAAAAAGGAATTTTATGCCATTGTACCCCCAGAATATAAAGACCGCCCCCTCCCACCTGAGCACTATATTGACCAACTGATGAATCATTTGAATAAGACTTACTATGTGGGCTGCCTATCAGCAGCAGCAATTCATGGGGCCGCTCACCAACAGCCCATGGAGTTTCAAGTTATCACCAAAGGCCCCCTCAGAAATATAGAGCTAAATGGAATAAGAATTTTGTTTTCCTCCAAGAAGAATATTTCAGACATTCCTACAGAAAAAATAAAAACCAAAACTGGCTTCATGAATGTATCGACCAAAGAAGTCACTGTTTGTGACCTAGTAAAATATGTCGAAAAATCTGGGTATTTAGACAATGTTGTAAATACCATAATTGAAATTTCAAAAGATTTGCGAGCCAGGAAATTAGGCTCAGTTTCAAAGCATTTTGAAACCACTGTATTGCAGAGATTAGGATATCTCATTGACACCTATAGCGGAGAGGATGAACTCACTCGCTTTATACACGAAGAAGTAGAAAGACGAGAGCCACAGTTCATACCACTTGCAATCTACTCAAAACAAAAAGATGGCAAAATGAATGAAAAATGGAAAATTAAAGTTAATGAAGTAGTGGAGGCCGACGTATGA
- a CDS encoding DDE-type integrase/transposase/recombinase, with amino-acid sequence MRLNLDKLRREAKKFRKKDKILTLRLLALIELAKREHSGNLSDLDYELVGLEIGKSGRTVYRWRKSYLEGGHRKLTPRKAPGRQAQDITGWTAYHIRRWRKLCGWGAEVIQAHLKRYLGVELSLYRIHRFLKNAGLVGSKRRAKPASSHTTVVKVELPGVHTQIDVNWQTTLLENGKKCYVYNFVDHASRWEFKRAYEGYGHWETERFMIELLRAVPFWITSTQTDNGVEFTNKFVSRIDDPLPHILDELCDEHGIRHRLIPPGEKELNGLVERSHRMDDEELFHRARPQNIEQLNEYLEQYCQWKNSWRLRKALGWKSANEYLLQYPQVLKPGAKEKLLAADTQSETTMKAA; translated from the coding sequence ATGCGTCTTAATTTAGATAAACTGCGAAGAGAAGCCAAGAAATTTCGAAAAAAAGATAAGATTCTCACTTTGAGACTACTTGCGTTGATAGAGCTAGCTAAAAGGGAACATTCTGGCAACCTTTCGGACTTAGACTATGAACTTGTGGGTCTGGAAATCGGTAAATCTGGCCGTACTGTTTATCGCTGGAGAAAGAGTTACCTCGAGGGTGGACACAGAAAACTAACGCCAAGAAAGGCACCAGGGCGACAAGCACAGGACATCACTGGCTGGACGGCTTATCACATCAGGCGATGGCGCAAACTCTGTGGTTGGGGCGCTGAGGTGATACAAGCCCACCTCAAACGTTACCTTGGAGTGGAGCTGTCACTGTATCGTATCCATCGGTTTTTGAAGAACGCGGGCCTTGTGGGCTCTAAGAGGCGTGCAAAGCCGGCGTCTAGCCACACCACCGTTGTGAAGGTAGAGTTGCCAGGAGTGCACACGCAGATCGATGTTAATTGGCAAACAACGCTCCTTGAAAACGGCAAGAAGTGTTACGTCTATAACTTCGTTGATCACGCATCGAGGTGGGAGTTTAAGAGGGCCTATGAAGGTTATGGTCACTGGGAGACTGAACGCTTTATGATTGAACTACTAAGAGCAGTGCCTTTTTGGATAACCAGCACTCAGACAGACAATGGCGTGGAATTTACGAATAAATTTGTCTCACGAATCGACGATCCTTTGCCGCATATTTTGGATGAACTATGCGATGAACACGGCATCAGGCACAGACTCATACCTCCAGGAGAAAAAGAGCTTAACGGGCTTGTAGAGCGTTCACACCGCATGGACGATGAAGAGTTGTTCCATCGAGCAAGACCGCAAAACATCGAACAGCTTAATGAATACCTCGAACAGTATTGCCAATGGAAAAACTCTTGGCGGCTCCGAAAAGCTCTCGGATGGAAGTCTGCTAACGAGTACCTCTTGCAGTACCCTCAAGTGCTAAAACCCGGGGCTAAAGAAAAATTATTGGCTGCCGATACCCAAAGTGAGACAACCATGAAGGCAGCCTAA